The genomic region AAAGAAATGGACCTTTATTgtctctcctttttcttttttccagtGGATGCATATTTTTGCGATCTTATGTTCCCTTTGCATTTCTTGATGTGGACGTGATGGAGATGGAAAAGTGTTATTTCTATTTGGGATGAAGCTCTATGTATAAGATAAATTTGTGGGTGGAGAAGACTGCTCGGAAAAATACAGTAAAGAAGTGACCAACTACGAATTTGCTGAGGCCGTATTGTCTTATCCGATAACCTAAacattatataacaaataaaactaGGCTAAAGCGGCAAAGTAGTATTGTTATATAGAAAACGCTGTTGAGTAAGGACTGTCTGGAATAATAATGCCATATGAATTCATTGAAGAAGaatggaaatttttttaattacttttcacTTTGTgcatatgtattaaatattatagttgaACACTGTGCCTTTTGTGCATCTGGTACAGTTCTCTGAactgattttgaatttttctaatcAATGTGGCAGGTTACCCAATTGCGAAGCACAGTTGATTGGATCTACTTGCAGGTAATATTCATCTGCATTGCTtctttgttgaatttttagtCTGCTAATAACTTTAATACTAATCTTGCATGTGAAAGCAAATATTCTGTTtgataacttatttttaatagatatattgaaaatgttaTGTGATTGCAAAAGTTGAGCAGGTCTCAGTCATCTTGGAAGAATGGGCGTCCTTTTCGAACTAGTTTTCGAGAGGAAGCATGGAAAAGGTATAACCGTCGTATGCGAGAAGAACATGAGGCAGAAATGGAGAGAGTGGTGAGATTTGTTTCTGAGCTGTTTTCATTCTTCTTTTGAAATAACCAATGGACTGTTATTTGTTTAGTTGTCGTTTAGTTAGTTTGTTTAAGATGAAAGTTGGTCTATTTCTCTTtccaatatttgaaaatgttcAGGTTTTTCAAATTCCAAATTTTAGCCCTCTATATTGGTGTGTTTAACATAAGTTATTCCAAGTGTTTATTCATGTTATACGAAATAAAGATGGGTGGCAGCATGAGTTGGTCTAGCTGAAGATTGTAAGCTACACGATATTATCAGCTTCAGGATTTCTCCTTGTATATcctcttttattatttgctTTTCCTTTTAAACAGGAGCCTCTTCGTGTAGAATACAGGAGACAGAAACTTCTCTTCTAAGgaatatgataatattttaaccgGAAAGTAATATCGATTTATAAAGAGGATCTCAAAAACTTGGAAAAATGAGGATTTAATACTTTAGTTTGCTATTGTCTTCTTTGCTGAGTTCCTTTCgctatttttcttaattgctTGGACCTGCAAACAGAAAATAAGGTGAGTATTGATTGTTCTTCTGTTGAGAAATAAAGCTAGCTCCTTGCCTTCCATAATTCAGAGAAAGAAAGTAAATGATACTTTTACTGAAGAAAAGATCTTCTCATCTTCGAGTTTCTGCAGTACTGGTTTACGTTGCTGCTGGAAATTTGTGGAAGATAACTAGCTGTATTATCATATTGGTCGTCTGCTTTTTGTAGGAACGAATTCGGCGTATGCAAAGCGTTTTCAACAGGGAGAGAAATAAATCCAAAAGGAGTTATGACAGCTGGCAACAACATGGTCCAGGTGCATATCATCAACATTTCCAGAGGAATGATTGGTACTGGAAGGAAGATACTTCATTCAGAGATCATGGTAGTAATTTTAGGGAGACACCTAAGGCCAGTGCAAGCGCTTCATTATCACATCACTACTCTGTCCTTGGACTCGACAGGTATAGTGAAAAACAAGATATATCTGAATTGACAGATTGCATAATTTGGGTTAAACCATGGTTGATGTATCGACTTCTCTAGTCTATTTAACAAGAATTCTGTTCGGACAGGGTTAAGACCTGACTTAGCCCCGGATGTGCAGCATGCATAGACATAATATATGAATGAGACTTTAAGATTTTGCTGATCATTTGATTTCATAATGCAGTAATGgcattaatattatcttgaCATAGTCATCCATGGCTGATGTATCAATTTCTCTAGTCTATTTAACAAGAATTCTGTTCGGACAGGGTTAAGACCTGACTTGGCCCTGGATGTGCGGCATGCATAGACATACTGTATGAAGGAGACTTTAAGAATTTGCTGATCATTTGATTTCATAATGCAGTAATagcattaatattatcttgatATAGTCATCCATTGGTATCACTTTATATGTAAGGACTGGGAGAATATGCTCTGGTTCCGCCTTGCAGCCCATGCTTTCTTGCAGCAGTAGTGGAAATGATTTTCTGCAGTAAAAGCCTGTTCTTGCACTGGATAAAAGTGTCTGATTCTCATAGACAGCCATGTATATTATGCATGTCTTACGGTCTTCGACAATGATTCATACTGATTacatgaataatatatttgctgcgctttgtctttctttttagTTATGGCATGTGGTCTTATTATAGAATCCTTCATGTCACTTTGGGTCTCTGTGATGAGCAACACATGCATATGGAAGTTGACCACTTCGACTGTCTATTCCATTCTTGCAGGCTGAGGTCAACACCCTACACAGATGACGAGATAAAGGTATTCGCTAATATATTCTCACCCATGTGGATCATATAACCGCTGACAAATGAAAAGATATATCACATGCAATCTGCAACACTTTTCAAGAACGAAAATATATTGCTTTCCTCCACAGACCTATTTCAGGTGAAACAGCAATCAAACTGCTTTTGCAATGCTGAATAGTACACTTTATGAATGATATGCTAATCACATGTTCATCGTGCGATGCACCATACTCAAGTGCGAGCTTACATGTGCTTTACCACTAATTCTTGGTTTGTGATGATCTTATTGCGGTTGATGACACCTATGCTTTGCTACTACTTCAAATATCTGTACTCGCACTTTACATTTCCGGTTGTTATTTTAACAGGTCATTTTTCCTGTCTCCTACTTCCTCTAATATCTTCTTCCTCTGCAGTCAGCCTTCAGAGCAAAGGCGAAGCAGTTTCACCCTGATCAGAATCAGGACAACAAAGGTGGTAAATTCATGACAGATCGAGTAAATATTTTCCTGAGCTGTTTATCATTCATCTGATTGATAAATTGCAATGCCCACGTCACTTGTTTACATCTGCAGAATTTGCTGAAACAAAATTCAAGGAAGTTATGGTGTCTTACGAGGCTATCAAGtcagaaagaaagaacaatAGGCATCAATAACTTCGCTCGAGCACCCTGCCGTTTTCCATTGCAGAATCTCCTGAGATGACAATTGCTTCCAGAAACCGTCTGATCTTTATACCAAGAGTGGCTTTCTTGACAGTCATGATAAAGAATCTGGCTGAACTTTTTGGAGTTTGGGCAAAAATTATAGGTTATGCTGCTTGCATAGAATTTGCAGTTGTGTAACAGAAATAAGCATATGTAATATCTGATCGATTACAAATATATGATCCCATATATTCTCCTTCTCGCTCGAATTTCTGTAACGAAATATGTCGTATTATCAACAATTTGATTACCACAATTCCAACACAGTGAGAAAGATATGATTTACTAATGCAGTGAAGTTCAGTCctatattcattaaatttatgtattgcAAGGTTGATGTAGCGGAAACAATAGTTGTGCACGCATGTCTGCTTATACAGATATATCGTCATCAGAatttatcatcaatcacatcatactaacaaattaatttcatcgtGCACGTTCTTTCATCACTTTTTAGGCATTTGTTCAAATAACAGCAATGAgtgaaaaatctttttattttttccttctcattaaaattaacttcatTGTAAATTTTTCCCCCTAAAAAGTGGGACAAGAAGGCTGCTCAGACGGATGAAAACTGGCACAGAAAAACAAGTTTTATCAAGATGCTCCCGAATAGTCCAAACATATGTTGCTGCTTGATTTCGCATCAAGTGTTTCTCTGAGCTACTTCTTGGCATAATCCACATGAAAAATGCTCAGTTACTTAATGCGCTTTGAAGTGAATCCAAGTACTTAGATGGATACAACTgttattttcttgaagaaagtGTTCAACAAGACAAGATATTGCTGGCGGCCAAAATGTTCCTATTTGTGTTTGTCAGCATCACAACATccaaatacaacaaataaCTAATGCAACAAGATAACGGAAACAAGGGAACTAGTTGCAAAAAATATGACAGATTGGGAGTACTAAGTTGCCGTTCATGGACTTGCTGTTCTTCCGGCTTTTGCTCGAGCGACATTCAGTGAGCAGAAGGAGCACGGTAATAAGCAGGGACAGTTGCTGGGAAGAACATTTGCCTGACCCCTTCTGCCTTGATGATAGGAAATATTATACCTGATGCAGCCTGGTTCAAAAAACCTTAACTCAGATGTTGAAAATTGAGACATGCTACACAAGATGAATGATGAGGAGAGGAAATGGATTTACCGATATTAATCTGGCTCCAATCCACATTCGTTTGGGTGACGGGAAAGGTAACAGTAATCGGCCAACACCATATATAGCCACTGCGAAGAAATGGCAAACCAAGCTTAAAGGACGAGGGTTCAAACCTGAAAGCAAAGACACTGGTCCATTGGAGAATACGCCTCCTAGGCTCAAATAGTCAAAGCAAGCCTGGCGCATCTCCTTTCGTGCTTGATCAGGTGAAGAGCTGAAAACCTTGTAAAGGGCACCTGCCAATGTGTTGATTGTGGCTGCCACAGGCTGcagataaaattttgaagtgAGTCAATGACTTTATGGTTCAAAGAACAGGCTCAGTTAGCATACTAATTATGGGGAAAATTATACAGGTAAAATTGTTGTTGTGCCAATAGCTATTATTTCTTAATCCACATTATGAGACCAGCAGTTGATGCATATATTAGGATAACCAACTAGTATTATATTCATTTGAACTTAGACAAGTTGGATACAACAAGTTTTACTGACCTTCCGCAAAGTATAGAAGGATTCAAGATATTTGCAAAGAGCAGATGCATCATTCAGGTCGTGCAGAGGCCTAAGGAGGTTGCGTAATACAACTATATCTGACAAGGCCACAGTCATTCCTCCACCAGTCAATGGGTGGCGCATGTTGAAAGCATCCCCCATTAGCAAAGCCCCTGGAGTGGGATGAGGAGCAGCCGGCATGCTTCTGTTTGGCATTGTCCTTATATTTCCTCTATCGACAGCAGAAACAAAAGCATCATGCAGTTCATGAGGGACCTACAAGAATCAAGGGAGGTGATAGTCACGTTCCAAGAATATAATcgatttcaaaaattatgattaataactATTCTACAACAAGCATAAAAGTATAATCGGGAAAAGGAAATATTACCTGCGGAGCCACTACAGTCTTCAAATAGTTGGCCATTTCACCATTTGATACAGAAGGCACCTTCTGACCAGGAACATCAACCAAGCAGCGAACTTCTGTGCTGCTGATGGGGTAAAACAGGATTGGTGATGGATCTGCCAAGATGACATGCCCATGGTTTGCAAAAGGAAGTTGGCAGTTCTCAAGGACCAAACCAACAAAACAAGACGGGATATCCACCTGAGAGCAGAGTAACAGATTACATTAAGAGCGAAACCAAATGATATGgaacaagaagaagatgaaaacaGCCGCAAACTAAGAAATGCCTAACAGTAGACATATGAACatttaataatagttgatGACTGATCCAGCTAAAGGCACTATCTAAGAGCAAGGCAAGACCTGCCGGTCAGCCTCACCTTTGGATTACAAAGGGAGCGTCGTAAGTTGGAAAAGCAGCCGTCACAGACGATGGTCAAAGGTGCATAAGCTTTCAACTCTTCGCCAGATTTTGTCTTGTATTGTACTCCTCTTATGGTTCCATTGTCTTCAAGAAGAGATGTGACTGTTCCTTGCTCCAGTTGAACACTACAACAAGAAAAGAGACAAAGTTTGACTATCAATTTAAAAGGGATATGCTGAAAGAGATCAGAGCAGTGACATACACTCTTTAATTGGAGTTTGATGCTCTACAAAGTCTGGTTGGACTGGTTTTACCCAACCTACCACCAATCCCCATCCCTCCAACCACTCGGTTAGAGGTAGATAAGATCATGGGAACAAACCAACAATCCATGTGCCTCATCCAATACAACATTATCATGAAGCATTTGctacttttcttttcaagatAGGGAAAAGGGTAGAGACGTTACTTTGGAAGAGATGCAGCTTTCTCACGCATTCTTTGTATAAAGCGTCCATTATGGAAGCTCCTCCCAGATACATCAGAATGAAATTTTTCCAAAGGATAAGAGAGCCGAGTGGCTTTTCCGTCCTTGAACAGAGCATACCCAAATACCCTCTGAGCATCAATTTCCTCCACGCAATCTGGAGAAGAAACATTAAACCACCAATAACTGCAaactcaaaaatgaaaattgtaaaTCAAGCATTAATAACCAGTACGAGATTCAAAAACTACCTTCCAGTCCTAACTCAATCAGCTTCAGGTAACCACCAGGTTGTAGGAGTTCTCCAACAATTCGGTCAGGCTCAGTCAAGTCTCTTTCAATGACACGAACCCTGCGCCCTTCCTGGAATCATATCATAAAATCTTTGCAgctaagtatatatttaacagAAACTCCCAAAATGAGAATAtctaaaagagaagaaaatcagAACTTTTTAATGTTTCTGCAGTGGTTGGCCTCCTAATCACTCAGATCTTTCTGCTTAATTGAACagacaaattttcaaaacaaagtAGCATCTTAACAATCTAcgtaaactaataaaaatttgccGCACCCACCAAATTCCTAATAAGAATAGTGATCATCGTAGTACGAGTAGACAGACAAGTAAGCCATACAAGGAAAACAGCCCGAATAAAAAAACTTCAAATGAAGATCAAAACAGAAGAACGAAAACTTCTGAACATCCATAGACACTGATTCATTAACCATAAATTCATAGCATAAAtcgaaattttcaaatctcaaAATGATTTCGTTCATCTTCTCAGCATTTTCATAGTACGGGTACGCCAAAATCTACTAACGCACTAATGaatagaaaatcaagaatattacATAACACATGCATTCTTCAAATCACGACCCAagcaattaaataaaaaaaggtcACCTTTCCAAGAGTGTGAGCGAGAGCAGCGCCAGCGA from Sesamum indicum cultivar Zhongzhi No. 13 linkage group LG3, S_indicum_v1.0, whole genome shotgun sequence harbors:
- the LOC105159078 gene encoding uncharacterized protein LOC105159078 isoform X2; this translates as MNRDEGDKRSWDNPSPHPDRGYQEKEEKMRLWGILIFGLIGATATTFAVTQLRSTVDWIYLQLSRSQSSWKNGRPFRTSFREEAWKRYNRRMREEHEAEMERVERIRRMQSVFNRERNKSKRSYDSWQQHGPGAYHQHFQRNDWYWKEDTSFRDHGSNFRETPKASASASLSHHYSVLGLDRLRSTPYTDDEIKSAFRAKAKQFHPDQNQDNKEFAETKFKEVMVSYEAIKSERKNNRHQ
- the LOC105159078 gene encoding uncharacterized protein LOC105159078 isoform X1; translated protein: MNRDEGDKRSWDNPSPHPDRGYQEKEEKMRLWGILIFGLIGATATTFAVTQLRSTVDWIYLQLSRSQSSWKNGRPFRTSFREEAWKRYNRRMREEHEAEMERVERIRRMQSVFNRERNKSKRSYDSWQQHGPGAYHQHFQRNDWYWKEDTSFRDHGSNFRETPKASASASLSHHYSVLGLDRLRSTPYTDDEIKSAFRAKAKQFHPDQNQDNKGGKFMTDRNLLKQNSRKLWCLTRLSSQKERTIGINNFARAPCRFPLQNLLR
- the LOC105159079 gene encoding squalene epoxidase 1, giving the protein MDLALLGSLFAALLGFFVFCRYGLSRKDKKDCSPGNGNNAASASATSTTTTTDFDGGDVSRDGGYDVIIVGAGVAGAALAHTLGKEGRRVRVIERDLTEPDRIVGELLQPGGYLKLIELGLEDCVEEIDAQRVFGYALFKDGKATRLSYPLEKFHSDVSGRSFHNGRFIQRMREKAASLPNVQLEQGTVTSLLEDNGTIRGVQYKTKSGEELKAYAPLTIVCDGCFSNLRRSLCNPKVDIPSCFVGLVLENCQLPFANHGHVILADPSPILFYPISSTEVRCLVDVPGQKVPSVSNGEMANYLKTVVAPQVPHELHDAFVSAVDRGNIRTMPNRSMPAAPHPTPGALLMGDAFNMRHPLTGGGMTVALSDIVVLRNLLRPLHDLNDASALCKYLESFYTLRKPVAATINTLAGALYKVFSSSPDQARKEMRQACFDYLSLGGVFSNGPVSLLSGLNPRPLSLVCHFFAVAIYGVGRLLLPFPSPKRMWIGARLISAASGIIFPIIKAEGVRQMFFPATVPAYYRAPSAH